One Candidatus Cloacimonadota bacterium genomic window carries:
- a CDS encoding PAS domain-containing protein — protein MPDWVSHFPASITVIDPDGNIIEMNEKARATYASDGGADLIGKSIYACHKPQSEQRIRDMIDAGGNHVYTIEQDGRKILIYQQAWQRDGEPGGVVEIALDLPPEIPHRVRS, from the coding sequence GATTGGGTCAGCCATTTTCCCGCCTCCATCACAGTCATCGACCCTGATGGCAACATTATTGAAATGAACGAAAAAGCCCGCGCCACCTACGCTTCTGATGGTGGCGCGGACTTGATTGGCAAAAGCATCTACGCCTGCCATAAACCCCAATCCGAGCAGCGTATCCGAGATATGATTGACGCAGGCGGAAACCACGTTTACACCATCGAACAAGACGGACGCAAAATCCTGATTTATCAACAGGCTTGGCAGCGTGATGGCGAACCCGGCGGCGTGGTGGAAATCGCTTTGGACTTGCCGCCAGAAATCCCGCATCGTGTTCGTTCCTAA
- a CDS encoding epoxyqueuosine reductase QueH has product MANPAAWWKSLWTCRQKSRIVFVPNHLLLHSCCAPCLIAPYHELKNEGVKTTVLWYNPNIHPVTEYRARLKTLNEFATREGFELILKDDYGLREFTQNVADDIDNRCAYCYRTRLELAAKTAIELGCDAFSSTLLYSKYQKHELICEIAEEMASKYGVKFFYQDWRELWDEGIRLSKEAEMYRQKYCGCIYSEEERYLKSKKKKTNKA; this is encoded by the coding sequence ATGGCGAACCCGGCGGCGTGGTGGAAATCGCTTTGGACTTGCCGCCAGAAATCCCGCATCGTGTTCGTTCCTAATCATTTACTGCTGCATAGCTGTTGCGCGCCCTGCCTCATCGCGCCCTATCACGAATTGAAAAATGAGGGCGTCAAAACCACCGTGCTGTGGTATAATCCGAACATCCATCCCGTCACGGAATATCGCGCCAGACTGAAAACTCTGAATGAATTCGCCACGCGGGAAGGCTTTGAACTGATCCTGAAAGACGACTATGGCCTGCGTGAATTCACCCAAAATGTGGCGGACGACATTGACAATCGCTGTGCATACTGCTACCGCACGCGCCTTGAGCTGGCAGCCAAAACCGCCATCGAACTGGGCTGTGACGCCTTTTCCAGCACCCTGCTCTACAGCAAATATCAAAAGCACGAACTGATCTGCGAAATTGCGGAGGAAATGGCAAGCAAATACGGCGTAAAGTTCTTTTATCAGGACTGGCGCGAGCTTTGGGATGAGGGCATCCGGCTTTCCAAGGAAGCTGAAATGTATCGGCAAAAGTATTGTGGCTGCATCTACAGCGAAGAAGAACGCTATTTAAAATCCAAAAAGAAGAAGACGAACAAAGCCTAA